Within Vicia villosa cultivar HV-30 ecotype Madison, WI linkage group LG1, Vvil1.0, whole genome shotgun sequence, the genomic segment agatgaaattgaaagtttttgatcttgaattgagccatacttgggcttggatatttatgaggggaatcacttgagcatatgagaattcttgagctcctttgtgagcctcaaaaccctaatttgtccgAGCCTCTTGATCTGTCACTTATATTGTGAAACAAGCAATAAGCAAACAACAATATTTTTGTATTGTTTTGTTAGCGAATGATgcatgcatgattgtgaatgatgataataataatcacaCTCTTCTCAAAAGTGAGGTGGGATCTTAGGGTCGAAAATTGGGGTACAATAATGCATGAGTTTGATGTCTCTTTTAAATCGATGAAAGCCTTGAGAGCACACCTATTCATAGATTTCATAGTCGAAATGATGCCTAATTCACCACAGTTAGGCCACATGTGAACTATAATTATAGACATATCATCTAATAGTCGGGGAAGTGGGGCCAATCTATTTAAGGAAAATGAAGTTGACTTGATAGTCAAAATATCTCTATGTTTTGAGTTCTCCACCACTAATAACTAAGCCGAGTATGAAATAAATATCATAGGACTCACCCTAGCAATTGAGATGTGGGTAAATAACGTCAAACTGAGGTCATATTCCAAACTTGCAGTCTCCCAAATAATAGGGAAAACTCAAACTAGAGAGCCATTGTTGCAAAAATATGTGGTGTTGGTCAGGGAAAAACTGGCGAAATTTAAGACATTTAGGTCACACATGTCCCAGGAGAACATAACACTAGAGCAAACGTCTTCCATAAGCTTACGAGTGCAAGAGGGCCTGAGATCAACATCGAGAAATGAGCATACATCTTAGGGACTATGATAAGAAAGCCTATACCAAGAACCTGGAACACCAATAAACTCAAGCGATACTTTagttgagttccttctgcatgcTACAAATATTGTATGCTTTAATTATCTCTATTACAAAATGCTTTAATTATCTCTTTTACAAAGTTGTATGAAATTCCTTTTTGAAGAAAGTAGAGGATGGGAAAATAAAGCACATTATGTCGCAGTTGGTGCACCCCTTCTTAGGAGTTAGCCACTCCAATAGCGTAGGCAGTTGGGCCTATTAGACGTTAACCTcaaaccattctcaaacttgaagGCCGGGAAGAGGACCTAACCCTTGGCCAGGAACGGTCTCCGTGGCGCCGAAGAAATTACACCGATGCTCAATGAATGGAACAAGTAATGGCGAAACGAAGAAATTACGCCAGTTTCTAACAAAAGGGACATATAATGACGAAACATGCAACAAAATTAGCAAAGCAATCATAATTGATAAGCATGCAAAAAGACataatttccaaaaagtcaaagtaTGATCTACAAGTTTAAACTGTCCATGAAGGCATAAAATTTACAAGAAGATATTTTTTATGATAGCAAAAGTCACTCTCGCTCACTACTACCATTGACCACCATGATCTCTGTGATGATTAGATCACGATGAATTCATACATATAGGAAAAAACACCTTAATCTGGTCCACAACGTTCAAGAAGACGTCACCTTTGATGTCTTCATTAGTAATTTCACCAAGCTCCTCCTCTAGTCGAGTCAGCTCATTGTGATAAGCCTTCGTTTCTATAGAACGAACATCCTTTTCTTCATTCAAGGTAGAGAAACACCTCTCTCCCTATTACTTTGCAACACACTCCTAAAATTTTCCATGACTACTAATGGCAATTATGATATTATACGACTGATACAAATTCAAAAAAACTTTTCGTTCAACAAATCACGACAATACtaatattcaaaattatcataaatgcaaatttaaatatattgaattagaaataatgaaaaaaataataatattatattaaaaattaaaaaggatgATGATCAATTGTATTTTCTAAATTAGTTACTCATTATAAAATGGAGACATATAGCACTAGTGTCCAATCTCAAATTTTATCTAGACTTGGAATCTTGGGATCGAAAAAGCAATATACTGCATTAGTAAACCAATATTTAAATTAAAGTGTTtatttcattaaataaaaaatacaaagcaaAAGTATAGTAGTATAGTACTGTACAATTCCAATTCGAATTCCAATTACAAAAAAGCCATGCGTGTTTGCGTTAAGTTGTTGTGAGTGATGGACGTTTTGATTCTTACAGAGCGAGCCCTCCTTCACATGCTCCATCtcgttcttcttcctctgccacTCCCTTCACACTCACAACAGACACAGCAGAGAAGAAAATAAAGCAAATCAGTAAAGTGGAAAAACAAACccaacacacaaaaaaaaaaagaagctcaTCACGCTCTTTCTATGCTTTACCACACcactctctttctttctctcactTTTGCTTTTCACCACTCCTTTCTCTTCTTCCCATTTTCTCTctgaacccaaacccaaacccttcCATAACTCTTCATTATGCCTCTCAACTTTCtcttcctcatcctcctcctcctctccctCCAACCTCTCTCTTCGGCTTCCGCTCATCGCAACCCCGAAGGTAAACAAATTTCACTTCCTATAAATTGCACTTTCTATTAACCTTGGCGCAGCTTGTTGTCAGTTTGTCTGCTATTTTTCTATAATCTTTATTTCATTTAAGAAgactattaattaatttatattatacaatataatataataataaataaatttcagtGGAAGCTTTGATGAGTATAAAAGATTCCCTCAATGATCCTCACGGTGCGTTAAGCAACTGGGACGAATTCTCCGTAGACCCCTGCAGTTGGTCCATGATTACTTGCTCTTCTGATTACTTCGTTATTGGCCTgttagttttcttcttcttttttaccTTCTCACTACCACTTCGTTATTTTAATTCTTCAAAACTTAACAaacttttcttatatttttacagCGGAGCTCCCAGTCAATCACTCTCCGGAGTTTTGTCTTCCGCTATCGGAAATTTAACTAATCTTAAACAAGTGTTAGTCAAATTTTATGTAttggttttgattttttttttttttttttttttgtttttatgtatTTGTTTGTAACTGTGATTTTGTTATGTAGCTGGTTAGAGACTTTTTTAGAGTCTCTATCAACTCTGAGAATGTTCAGTTCAGTATATTATATGAAGAAACAAATTAAAAATCCTTGGaactttaaaattttttttctgtGTGGATTTGGTGGAGTGTTGTGATTTGGGTTTTTCTTGGTTGAATGTAGGTTACTGCAGAATAACAATATCTCAGGCAAAATACCACCGGAACTTGGAAAGCTTCCCAAGCTTCAGACTTTAGATCTTTCGAGCAACAGTTTCTCTGGGTTCATTCCACCTTCACTTAGTCAATTGAATAGTCTCAAGTACCTGTGAGTTTTCACTGTTTTTCCTTGTTTTCTTCTACTTCTTGTTTTGCAATATAAAATATGTGATTTATTGTTTTGTTTGTAGGAGGCTGAACAACAATAGTTTGTCTGGGTCTTTTCCTGTTTCACTGGACAAAATTTCACAACTTACTTTCTTGTGAGTATATGGTTAAATTTTAATCAGTTCTCTTTTGTCACAACTAAGAGGTCTTTGTATTGTTCAGCATTATTTGTTGACATTTATTTTGTGAAACTGAGATATGGTAATTCTGAACATTCAGGGACTTGTCTTATAACAATCTCAGTGGACCATTGCCCAAGTTTCCAGCCAGGTCATTTAAGTATGGCTTCTCTCTCTATCAGATGAGGACAAAATAGTGTTCTAttgttttgaagttgtaataATGCTCCTGTGTTTTTAATACTGTGCCTTTGTTTTGATTCACTGTTGCTTTTGTAGTATTGTGGGAAACCCATTAATTTGTATAAGCAAATCTATTGAAGGCTGCTCTGGAACAGTGACTCTTATGCCTGTTCCTTTCTCTCAAGTATCATCACAAGGTATGCCCTTCTTATCCTTGCTACAAATGTTGAATTCAGATTGAATTTTAGGCTGACTTGATCTTTGAGACATTTTGTGGCTCTTCGGATTCTGTTTGATATTTGCAGTGGCAATTTTCTTCACTCAATATTTTAAACCTGTATTACATTTCCATTTGTAGGAAAACACAAGTCCAAGAAATTGGCAATTGCTCTTGGGGTCAGCTTTAGTTGTGTTTTCCTCTTAATCTTGTGTTTGGGGCTCTTTTGGTATAGAAAGAAAAGACAGCATGGAGCTATCTTGTATATTGGTGGTATGTAGCTCTGGAACAACGGTTTCTTATCGTAGATTATAATCTATAAAATTGATAGGGTTTGAAAAACAATTAGTATATATGATGTTGGCAATTTTGCAGATTATAAAGAGGAGTCTGTTAGCTTAGGAAATCTTAAAAGTTTCGGCTTCAGAGAGCTCCAACATGCAACTGATAGTTTCAGCTCAAAGAGTATACTCGGTGCTGGAGGTTTTGGAAATGTTTATAGGGGGAAGCTTGGAGATGGCACACTGGTGGCGGTGAAAAGACTGAAAGATGTTAATGGTAGTGCTGGGGAATTACAGTTCCAAACAGAATTGGAAATGATCAGCTTGGCAGTTCACCGTAATTTACTTCGCTTAATTGGATATTGTGCTACTCCTACTGAAAAACTTCTGGTTTACCCTTACATGTCTAACGGAAGCGTGGCCTCCAGGCTTAGAGGTAGCTAATTTTCTGTGCTAGCTGCTAGCTGCCTTTATCATTAAGGGTGTGATCTTAtaatttgatgtattttaatttcaGTGATGATATACCGATATCTACCCTGTCGCATATGTTTAATCTGTTTATACCGATAATACCTTAACTTCCCCGGTGTTTACTATCATGCTGGTGATGTAACAGGAAAACCAGCTTTAGATTGGAACACAAGAAAGAGAATAGCAATTGGAGCTGCAAGGGGCCTTCTGTACCTTCATGAGCAATGTGATCCAAAGATAATACACAGAGATGTAAAGGCTGCCAACGTGCTTCTGGATGACGATTACGAGGCTATTGTTGGTGATTTTGGCCTTGCAAAGCTCCTTGATCATGCTGATTCCCATGTCACCACTGCTGTCCGTGGCACTGTCGGGCACATTGCGCCTGAGTACCTATCCACTGGCCAATCATCTGAAAAAACTGATGTGTTTGGATTCGGCATTCTCTTGTTAGAGCTTATAACTGGAATGACAGCTCTTGAGTTTGGGAAAACCTTGAATCAGAAAGGTGCTATGCTTGAGTGGGTAAGTCTATTCTCTCCAATCAAAACAAACATTCTAGTGCATCTCATTCGTATGTATTTGACAATTATTTACTAGTTAGTGTTTGTGTTTTATGTTCAAAAGTTCAAATAGCa encodes:
- the LOC131627765 gene encoding probable LRR receptor-like serine/threonine-protein kinase At4g30520 → MPLNFLFLILLLLSLQPLSSASAHRNPEVEALMSIKDSLNDPHGALSNWDEFSVDPCSWSMITCSSDYFVIGLGAPSQSLSGVLSSAIGNLTNLKQVLLQNNNISGKIPPELGKLPKLQTLDLSSNSFSGFIPPSLSQLNSLKYLRLNNNSLSGSFPVSLDKISQLTFLDLSYNNLSGPLPKFPARSFNIVGNPLICISKSIEGCSGTVTLMPVPFSQVSSQGKHKSKKLAIALGVSFSCVFLLILCLGLFWYRKKRQHGAILYIGDYKEESVSLGNLKSFGFRELQHATDSFSSKSILGAGGFGNVYRGKLGDGTLVAVKRLKDVNGSAGELQFQTELEMISLAVHRNLLRLIGYCATPTEKLLVYPYMSNGSVASRLRGKPALDWNTRKRIAIGAARGLLYLHEQCDPKIIHRDVKAANVLLDDDYEAIVGDFGLAKLLDHADSHVTTAVRGTVGHIAPEYLSTGQSSEKTDVFGFGILLLELITGMTALEFGKTLNQKGAMLEWVRKIQQEKKVEVLVDKELGSNYDRIEVGEMLQVALLCTQYLTAHRPKMSEVVRMLEGDGLAEKWASTHNYGSNCWSHSHSNNSSSNSSCRPTSASKHDDNIHDRSSLFGMTMDDDDDQSLDSYAMELSGPR